In the Pectinatus sottacetonis genome, ATTTCCAAGCGGCGCTGCGCCCCATAAGGTAAATTTTTAGCAATTTCATCTGCTTTATCAGCAAGATTAAATATCTTTAATAATTCCCTACCTGCTTTTTCTATTCTTTCTTCTTCTTTTCCATACCGTCCAATACGCAAAACTGCTTCTACTAAAGTGTAATGCAAATGCGTATGATACGCAATCTTGACATTATCCAACACACTTAATTCAGAAAAAAGGCGTATATTTTGGAATGTACGGGCAATTCCTCTTTGGGTTATCTGCGAAGGTTTCATCCCAGCAAGACTTTTCCCGGCAAAATTAATAACTCCGGTAGTAGGTTGATAAACACCTGTAAATAAATTAAAAGCCGTTGTTTTACCCGCTCCATTTGGTCCTATAAGCCCGACCAGCTCTCCTTCATTTATCACCATATTAAAATTACTGACAGCTTTCAACCCGCCAAACATTTTTGATACATCCTTAGCTTCCAGTAAAATACTCATTTTATTTTCCCCCTTTAAATCGCTTGAAAATAGGCAAACTGGTAAGTTCTATATTTCCAAACAATCCCTGAGGTCGATAAAACATTAATAAAATAAGAATAACCGCATATATGCTCATGCGCAGTTCCGGCCAAGCTGATAAAAGCGCCGAAAGCGACGTTAATACAAAAGCACCGGCAATAGATCCTGTAATAGATCCCAATCCGCCTAAAACAATCATTATGAGATAATTAAACGACGCCAAAAATGTAAATGATGACGGATGGGCTATACAAATGACATGAGCAAACAGGCATCCTGCAACTCCTGCAAACCCTGCCCCGATAGTGAACGCCAGCACCTTATATACCGTTGTATTTATTCCCATTGTTTCTGCGGCAATTTCATTTTCTCGGATAGCTATACAAGCGCGCCCAAAAGACGAATTCACATAATTTTTTATAAAAAACACTACGAACAACATTACAAAAAATGCCCAGGCAAATGTTGTATATCGGGGAATACCCATAAAACCAGCTGCCCCACCTACATAATTAACATTCATTATAACTATACGAATAATTTCTCCCAGTCCTAATGTTGCTATAGCCAGATAATCTCCACTCAGCCGCATAGTTGGCAATCCGATAAGCCCCCCAATTATCGCTGCTGTAATAAATGAGGCAATTAAACTGATAAGAAACGGCATATGAAAATTGACTGTCAGCACAGCCCCGGTATATGCCCCAATAGCCATAAATCCAGCATGTCCCAGAGAAAACTGGCCAGTATATCCATTTATAAGATTAAGACTTACCGACAAAATTATATTGATGCATATTACGATCATATTTAATTCCCAAAATGCATCTAATGTATCTGACGACAATAATCCCTGTAGTATCGCAAAAATAATTAGGCTGATAACTATTACTTTTAAATCAAGTTTACGCAATGATTTCATTTATCACACCTACACTTTCTCATTTGTATTTTTACCAAGTAATCCCGATGGCTTAAACAGTAGCACCAGTATTAAAATAGCAAAAGCAGCAGCATCACGGAATGTAGATGAAATAAACCCACTTACCAATGCTTCAACTATTCCTAAGATAATTCCGCCTGCGGCAGCTCCTGGTAAAATACCAATTCCACCAAGTACAGCAGCAACAAATGCTTTCAGACCCGGCATAATGCCCATCAAAGGATCTATAGAATTATAATATATGCCTACCAGTACACCGGCGGCTGCTGCCAGTGCCGATCCTATTCCAAAAGTAAAAGAAATAATCCTATTTGCATTAATTCCCATCAACTGCGCTGTTTCTGTATCAAAAGAAACTGCCCGCATAGCTTTTCCGACTTTTGTATATTGTACTATATAAGTAAGTAACGCCATGAGTATTATTGTAATCGCAAAAATCATTATCTGTTGATTATTAACCACAAATGGTCCTATATGATATGCGGCATCACTTAAAACTTTTGGAAAAGTCCGGGGCTGTGGTGTAACAAAATACATCATTGTATATTCCAAAAAGAATGATACCCCAATTGCTGTTATCAATACAGACAGACGCGGAGCCGAGCGCAGCGGCCTATATGCCAAGCGTTCTATCAAAACTCCCAAAATCCCCGTCAATACCATTGACACCAGTAATGCTGGCAGTACCGACCAATGCATTATAGTTATACAAAAGAATCCAATATAGGCACCAACCATATAAATATCACCGTGCGCAAAGTTAATTAATTTCATAATCCCATAAACCATAGTATATCCCAGCGCAATAAGAGCATATATGCTTCCCAGCGATATTCCATTAATCAGCTGTTGAAAAAACTGATCCATGATACTCATATAAAATCCCCCATTCGTAATTATTTTAATTCATATTTATAGTGATAAATAAAAATGAAACCCCCAGCCAAACAGCCGAAGGTTTCATCTCAACCGGCCCATTTTAGCAAGACACCGCTCGCCATTGAGCACAGAATGCATAATCTATAACAATACAACTGCTGACATTACAATGTTATAAATACGTGAAAATTTTACCAGCTACCAAAATTTTTATTTATTCAAGCATCATAATAATGCTACTCAGAGCACTTCAATTTTTACAACAGAAAATCAAAGTTTATAAGAATTTAATTTTAATCCTTAGGGGCAATTTTTTCTTTCAATAATTTATTGCCATCTTTCATTTCAATAATAACCGCTGGTTTTATCGGATTATGGTCTTTGTTCATACTAATAATTCCTGTTCCCACTTTTACATTTTTCAAATGCTCCAGTGCATCACGTATTTTCTGTGGATCAGAACTCTTAGCATCTTTAATGGCAGCAATCAGCATCTTACCTGCATCATAGCCTAATGCAGCAAATACATTAGGTGCTTCCCCATTATTTTCTTTTTTAAACATTTTAATAAAACCTTGTACATCTTTATCCTTGTTAGAATAATGTGTACTGAAATACGTGTTGTTAAGAGCCTGCTTACCTGCTATCGCTATAACTTTATTATCATCCCAGCCATCAGTTCCAAGTAATGGACATTTAATTCCCATTTCACGTGCCTGTTTAACGATCTTGCCAACTTCTTCGTAATAAGCAGGAATAAATATAATATCTGGATTTACGGCTTTTATCTTTGTCAAAGTTGTCTGGAAATCCTGGTCTTTTTGTATAAAAGCTTCCTGATCAATTACTTTCCCGCCAGCAGCTTCAAACTTTTCCTTAAAAACTTTTCCCAGACTTTTAGAATAATCCGTGCTGGAATCAACATATATAACTGCTGTCTTTGCATGCAGCGTATCAATAGCAAACTTTGCCATAACTTCACCTTGCTGCGGATCTATGAAACAGCTGCGGAAAATATACGGTTTGACCTTACCATCAGCCCCTACTGTAACTTTCGGGCTTGTTGCCGCTGGTGCAATAAGCGGAATTTTACTGCCTGCCACAATTGGCGATGCTGCTAAAACATCTCCTGTAGTTGCCGGTCCCACAACTGCCGACACATGATCCGTTATGAGTTTTGTTGTAGCATTAGCTGATTCTGAAGCTTCTGACTTACAGTCAACTTCTTCCAGTTTTATTTTTTTCCCATTGATACCACCGGCATCATTGACTTCCTTTACTGCCAGTCTTAACCCTTTTAAAGCAGATGTGCCATAATTTGCCGCATTTCCTGTAAGCTCAAAATTTGCTCCAATTTTAATAGTATTAGCATCTGATGCACTTTTTTGTCCGCCACAGCCGGAAAAAACTGTAGCCAGCATCGTCGCACCTAAAAGCACGCCAGCAATTTTAAAATGCTTTGCTTTTAAATTCATAAAAGCCCCTCCCTGTTTATAATATTCTATTATTGCAGATAGATATATTATAGTTTGCAAGTATACACTAGTCAAGAGTAATTAATATATTATTGTTATGCATTATTATGTAAAAAAGAATATTTATTTATTTTTTTAGGTAAAATTAATTTTTTATCCATATTTTATAATATATTTTCAACATGCAATGTACTTTAATATCAATACGTCAATTTACATTTTTTCATATATTATTACTAATTATCATATTATAAACAAATTATGTAACTATTAATAGCTCAAATATAGAACTATTGTATAATAAGTTTTCCAACAACCACATTATTTATATAATAGCAAATACTTTTTGTGAATATTTTTTTATTTAATGATTATATCATATGGACTATTGTTCCTATTTGACGTATGATATATGTATAATAAATTTAACGAGGTGACTGTATGCTATATCCATTAAAATTAACTGCTCCCCTTAAAGACTATATCTGGGGAGGAACTCGTTTAAAAGACGAATTCAATAAAAAAACCGATATGAAAATAGTTGCAGAAAGCTGGGAATTATCATGTCACAAGGCCGGCACCAATATAATCGAAAATGGTGAGTTCAAAGATCAATTATTTTCTGCCTATTTAGATAAGTACGGTAAAAAAGTAATTGGTACCAAAGCAAAGGATATTAATTATTTCCCCTTACTCATTAAATTAATTGATGCCCACGACAACTTATCAGTACAGGTTCATCCCAATGATGATTATGCCCAGGCTGTAGAAGGCGAACCAGGAAAAACAGAAATGTGGTACGTTGTTGATGCTGAGCCAGGTGCTAAACTCATTTATGGTTTCACACATAATATAAGCCATGATGAATTTGAAAAGCGCATAAATGATAATACGCTACTTGATGTATGCAACCAAGTTCCCGTAAAAAAAGGTGATGTATTTTTCATTAACTCAGGAACACTGCATGCTATCGGCAAAGGTATCCTCATTGCTGAAATTCAGCAAAATTCCAATACTACTTATCGTGTTTATGACTATGGACGTATAGGCAAGGATGGTAAACCAAGAGATCTTCACATCGCCAAGGCTTTGGCCGTAACCAACCTTACACCTCCTACTCACAAAACAGGTGCTTTAGCTTCAATAAAAGCTTTTTCCGATTATAAAATTAAGATTTTATCTCAGTGTAATTTATTTTCTGTATATCATTTTGACCTGTCAGGCAATTGTTCTTTACGGGCAGATGAAGAATCATTCCATTCTTTGATGATATTAGATGGTGAAGTCTGCTTTGAATCACCAACAGAAAGTATGACATTGAAAAAGGGCGATAGTTTATTTATTCCTGCCGGCATGGGTGATTATCGTGTCAACGGCATGGGTGAATTCATTTTAACTACCCTTTAAAAAATAAAAAAAGAGAGGAATTCCTCTCTTTTTTTTATTTTTTTATAAACAAAAAACCTTCTTCTATGGGGAAGAAGGTCTATATTCATGGTGGCTCACCCGAGATTCGAACTCGGGACACCCTGATTAAAAGTCAGGTGCTCTGCCAACTGAGCTAGTGAACCTTTTGTTATGCAGCTCATTGAGCTGACTAAGATAGTATACTAAAAATACACAGACATGTCAATACTTTTTTTAATTTATATTATTTTTTAATAAAATGATATGCATTTATAGCTTTTCCATCGGTTTTATATCCTTGGATATCAAAATAATCCTGCCCTGCATCTATACGATAATACGTCGGTGTATTATCCATAAAATATTCATCAAATATTTCTCCTGGCACGTTTCTGTTTTTGTTTGTATTAATTATGTTTTTTCCTATGTCGGTATGCTGCATATATACATATGCATTTTTAGTCAGTACAAGGTCAACATGGTGT is a window encoding:
- a CDS encoding branched-chain amino acid ABC transporter permease, with amino-acid sequence MSIMDQFFQQLINGISLGSIYALIALGYTMVYGIMKLINFAHGDIYMVGAYIGFFCITIMHWSVLPALLVSMVLTGILGVLIERLAYRPLRSAPRLSVLITAIGVSFFLEYTMMYFVTPQPRTFPKVLSDAAYHIGPFVVNNQQIMIFAITIILMALLTYIVQYTKVGKAMRAVSFDTETAQLMGINANRIISFTFGIGSALAAAAGVLVGIYYNSIDPLMGIMPGLKAFVAAVLGGIGILPGAAAGGIILGIVEALVSGFISSTFRDAAAFAILILVLLFKPSGLLGKNTNEKV
- a CDS encoding ABC transporter substrate-binding protein codes for the protein MNLKAKHFKIAGVLLGATMLATVFSGCGGQKSASDANTIKIGANFELTGNAANYGTSALKGLRLAVKEVNDAGGINGKKIKLEEVDCKSEASESANATTKLITDHVSAVVGPATTGDVLAASPIVAGSKIPLIAPAATSPKVTVGADGKVKPYIFRSCFIDPQQGEVMAKFAIDTLHAKTAVIYVDSSTDYSKSLGKVFKEKFEAAGGKVIDQEAFIQKDQDFQTTLTKIKAVNPDIIFIPAYYEEVGKIVKQAREMGIKCPLLGTDGWDDNKVIAIAGKQALNNTYFSTHYSNKDKDVQGFIKMFKKENNGEAPNVFAALGYDAGKMLIAAIKDAKSSDPQKIRDALEHLKNVKVGTGIISMNKDHNPIKPAVIIEMKDGNKLLKEKIAPKD
- a CDS encoding branched-chain amino acid ABC transporter permease; protein product: MKSLRKLDLKVIVISLIIFAILQGLLSSDTLDAFWELNMIVICINIILSVSLNLINGYTGQFSLGHAGFMAIGAYTGAVLTVNFHMPFLISLIASFITAAIIGGLIGLPTMRLSGDYLAIATLGLGEIIRIVIMNVNYVGGAAGFMGIPRYTTFAWAFFVMLFVVFFIKNYVNSSFGRACIAIRENEIAAETMGINTTVYKVLAFTIGAGFAGVAGCLFAHVICIAHPSSFTFLASFNYLIMIVLGGLGSITGSIAGAFVLTSLSALLSAWPELRMSIYAVILILLMFYRPQGLFGNIELTSLPIFKRFKGGK
- a CDS encoding type I phosphomannose isomerase catalytic subunit; the protein is MLYPLKLTAPLKDYIWGGTRLKDEFNKKTDMKIVAESWELSCHKAGTNIIENGEFKDQLFSAYLDKYGKKVIGTKAKDINYFPLLIKLIDAHDNLSVQVHPNDDYAQAVEGEPGKTEMWYVVDAEPGAKLIYGFTHNISHDEFEKRINDNTLLDVCNQVPVKKGDVFFINSGTLHAIGKGILIAEIQQNSNTTYRVYDYGRIGKDGKPRDLHIAKALAVTNLTPPTHKTGALASIKAFSDYKIKILSQCNLFSVYHFDLSGNCSLRADEESFHSLMILDGEVCFESPTESMTLKKGDSLFIPAGMGDYRVNGMGEFILTTL
- a CDS encoding ABC transporter ATP-binding protein, whose amino-acid sequence is MSILLEAKDVSKMFGGLKAVSNFNMVINEGELVGLIGPNGAGKTTAFNLFTGVYQPTTGVINFAGKSLAGMKPSQITQRGIARTFQNIRLFSELSVLDNVKIAYHTHLHYTLVEAVLRIGRYGKEEERIEKAGRELLKIFNLADKADEIAKNLPYGAQRRLEIARALATRPKLLLLDEPAAGMNPQETKELMDMIRWIRKEFALSILLIEHDMSLVMGICERIYVLEYGSIIAQGIPEEIKKDPEVIRAYLGGEA